The genomic stretch CCTTCCTGCAGTTATGATGGTCAGTGGACATTCAGATGGCTCAGCTAACTTTATTCACCTTTGTCTGTCTACCACAAAACCAGCGCTTACATACTGCATTTAACACCTCAACTGTAGCACCGAGGGATGAGaggcggtggggggggggggggggggggaagacgaCAAGAAACCGTACTTTCAACTTCTCAACACCAAATATAATTGGCTGCAAGTTAGTGCATGGACTTATCAAAATGTGCTTCACTGTCTTAACACAGAGGATTAAACATGCTCAGCGGTGAGCCTGACATTCTGTGGCTGCAGCTGTCACGGTGGAGTAATAATATAGATCATGAAAAGGTGGTTGTTATTGCTGGTTACTAGTTTAGTTTTTACTGTGGGGTGATTGTTGTCACATTTGGGAGCGAGACAATAAGAGGATTGTGGTGTGCTTTTGGTGTGTAAGTCCCTTCAGCTCGACAGGTTTTCTATGTGCAGCTGGTCATTCTGTTGAATGTCAGAATATTATCagtcacacaaaaaaaaaaccacgCAGAGATGAACCATCCAAATGCAGTATACAAACCCCAAACTCCGTGGACTCAGGCTAAGAGCAATGCCGCCACCTACAGGTTAGATGTTGTACTGCAACGACAGCGCGGGGGGATGACGTGTTGAAGAAGTGTGTTGCTATGATGATAGATAAAGTAAAAATCAGCTCCCTTTTAAAGTAAGTAGACCAGCCACATATTAAAACAGAATTCTCACCATAGGACTTGTAAAATAGTCTCTCAAAGTTTTCAAAGAAACTTGGTCACTCAACTGtcactgaagaaaacaaaaacaaacccaaTGAAATAATAAAGGTGGTAATTTGACTGTACCTGAACATCACTGTTCCCGCCACTTATCCTACTTCAAAGATATGGGCTctaatgttaataatacatttctccATACTATGTtcatataattaataaaaaaataaatacatataacaaatacaaatgattttTCAGTGGGTAAATTACCAAAGGAACGCCCACAGTTGTATTGTTaacaccttttctttttctccacgTGTAGGATTTCTCGATAAAAACCACTATCACCTCTTATTCATTTCAACCTGTCGTCTTCAAGCCTCCAAACTGGTGTGGCTGTGCTGTGGCGCCGGGCGAGAGATCAGCACCCAGACGTCTATATGCGAGCGCTGGCTCACGAAAGGCTAAATGTTAACACTGTAGCACACTCACAGAGAGCAACCAGAAGGAAAAGTCGATGCTGATGATTTATGTTGGCAATGGGACCCGAACCAGCTCCTGGCTTTGGCCGAAAAAGCTGAGGGCACAAGATGTGCACGTTTACATGTCTTCCATCGGTATATCTTgtaaaaaggtaatatgaaatTTTCTTCttacttgtattttttttttttttgcttatgtgtttttttgtacaaaTCTTTGTATAATCTGTTTAGACATAACACAACAGATTAAACCAACAAAAAAATCAACCAACGGAAAAAAAAGATTCTCATGCATAAGTTATGTCCCACTCTTACTGATTGCATTTGTAAGTTACGTCTTAATAACGTCTGAGTTCATCTCCGCCGCTCGTTCGACGCGAcgtttttgtacattttcagcaatttgcttttttttcttctttttttttttttgatttaaaaaaaaaatgtgtccgATTTTCCAGCCAGCAGTTCCAGGTTCATCTCCAGAGTAGACTCCAGACACACGGCCTGTTTATTCCTGTACAGCAGGAGGCGCAAGAGGCATGTTGTGTATGTGCTGGCTCTGGGAAGGAAAACCGCTCCATAACAGAAGCTATTGGGAAGCGAGTGAGCGTCGATCCTTTACGTCCAGGTCCAAGACATTAAACTCATTTCATgacaactcttttttttttttgttcttttttttccctgcTAGAAATTGTTACTCGTCACCCCGAAAAGctcgacagagagacagatactgTGGATGCTTTAATACTTCTAACAACCTCCCGAGGCTGGAGTCTGGCAGCAGAAGTGGGACAGGACAGTCAGTCAGTTGCAGACACGGACAGGGAGGGGGGGCGCAGGCGAGGTCACCCCTATCTGCAGAGGTCTTCTTGTGTAGAGTCTCGcacatttttcctcttcttGCTGTTGCCCTGGTGGTGTGGCTTGTTGCTCTGATGGCTTTtggtgctggaggaggagctcTGCGGCGCGTGGTTGGCGCTCTTATGGTGAGAGCGAGGCGTCCTGGCCTGGAGGCAGAAGACGCAGAACAGGAGAAAGAAATCAGAGATCCTGCAGAACTTCCATTTAACACAATATGCTGCAAACTGGTAATGAGAATGGAAAAGATTCACACCCCCACTGGTAATGCTGGAGAAACATATTCAAATAGTTTCATAGCTCTTTATCTTAAGCGTCATAAGATCAGAAAGCTGAGCGTACCTTTCCTCCCTTGTTGCTTCCAGATGGAGTGCTGTTAGTGTTGCTCTGTGTTCGGTTGTTATTGACGACAGCAGACTTTTCTCTGTGTGCGCTGGAGCCCCGGCcggactgctgctgctgcttggcTGTTTTACACGGCGTGCCATCAGAGTCCTGGGGGAAGCCAACGCAAGAGcgtcaaaaacatttcatcaccaAGAAGTTTCACTCAATACTTGAaggctgtgtgcgtgtgtgtgtgtgtgtgtgtgtgtgcgtgtatctgCGGGACTGACCGCGTCGCTGGAGCTGGAGGTTGAGGACGTGGAAGAAGGCGacagtggagaggaggagggagaggagcgcAGCGAGGGGGATGGCGAGGAGGAGTTGGAGGAGGTTTTTGACGGTAGAACTACAACAACATCATCGTCTTCATCGTCTGGAACGTTGTTGTTGCACTCGTCGAGCTGCTGGGACTCAAACAGTGTGACGTCGTTTTCTGTGAAGACAAACACGTAGAAGGTCAACCCGAGTCAACTCGAGCGCCACTTTCAGAACTTCTTTTATATTATAAGTTGCAATAGTTTGAGCGTACTGTTTTTCGGCAGGTCATTCTGAGACGGGCTCCCCCAGTTCTTTCGGATCCATTCCCTGTACTCATCCACTTCCTGTGTGACCCGGATTATTCGGCCGAGTATGCTGCGATGAGAAACAGAAGTGTTTGTTTACAGCCGtctgaaatgtttctgttgtaCGGACGCTTTAGGGGGGGGGACAAGTTGCAGACAATCACCATGAGGATTTCCTTTGATCTCCGGCTGTTCTCCCCACAGCTACTTAAGTATTCACTTACGTGTTGCTAGAAGGTTTAATAACCATCTTCAGAGACAACCTAAGAGGCTCTGTGCTCCTAAATGAACCCCTGAGCACGAGGGACAAAGGTTtactggcgtgttcggcgtgatCAGATAAAGCCAGCGGCGGTATACGTTTGATTactgcaacaataaactgtaaAACATTAACCAACAAATCCAAAGCCTCACCTCTCTGTCTCGTTGTTTGGATAGTACTTGGCGATGGGTGACACGGCGTGGCTGAGCACCACGTAGGCGTAGTCGAACGCCTGCTTCACCTGCATGGCACCGTATGAACTGCGGCCAACATCGTTATCTGTTGGACACGAGACAGATGGTCGGTTTGTGTAAATACGAGAAGCTGACAACACGCCAAGCGCCTTTATCCTTTGTGTCCGCTGCTCCTACCTGGCTGCAGCGGGTCCTCTATGTAGAGCATGGAGGGCCTGTAGCCGTCCATCATGTTCTTCTGAACCTCGTCTTTGGCAACATAGCAGCCGCCATCTTTTATCCTGATGCCCGTTTTCAGGTAGTTGAAGTGGCGACCGTAGAGCTCGAAGAATTCGATGAGCAGAACACCGATGTTGATGTTGGGACTGCACACGTCCTCCCTGTAGTGGAGCTGGAAGATGCACAGCGCGAGCGGACGTCACAATTATTGCAAATGGTTATTTTAACAAGTcactgaagaaataaaacatcagaactTTAAGGGACCAATGTGTGTTATACTTCAGGTTATAATATCACAAACTATTCAGATGCACCGATTCAGGCCAGAACATGACCAGAACATGACCAGAACATGCCCAGAACATGACCAGATCATGACCAGATCATGCCCAGAACATGACCAGATCATGACCAGAACATGCCCAGAACATGACCAGAACATGGCCAGAACATGGCCAGAACATGACCAGAACATGACCAGAACATGACCAGAACATGACCAGAACATGCCCAGAACATGGCCAGAACATGGCCAGAACATGACCAGAACATGGCCAGCTGTTGTTTAACATCTGTAGCCCTAATGAAAACATGAAGAGCTCTCAGGTGCATCGTACCTGCAGGAAGCTGACAGCCATGAGGAACAGACTGTAGGAGCCGATCCCTCCGGTGAAAACCTCGTTGAGGTCCCTCTGCAGGAGGAACTGCTTCAGCACCAGCACCAGGTAAGGCAGCACAGGGTATTTCTACAGGACAAAACACATGAAGGGTTCGATGTGTAAGATGTGCCAGAATGtaaactttaaaacaatgaactaataTTACACGTAACgtctaatgaactgacagagtgaagaaatacacagtaaacaTCTCCAGAAGAGATGCAAAGCTGTagaatacaacacacaacataaacaaCTAGAATACTCtgaaacttagaatacaataaactTTGATTAATGATGAATTTAGATCGTATGGCCCCGCAGTAGAGgggaaatactgccccctgtgGCTCGGAagtacacattgcacctttaaggaCACTGAGGCAGAGACGTAGATGCAAACTGTACGGCCCCCTCTGCAGGAAAACCGAAACATAAAGTCTAAAACGTCTAAAAGTAGAGTCCAAGTCAAGCAAGCTGCTATAACGCTCGAACAACTGGCCCCATCATGTCATGTATCCTGGGATACGAAGGTAAGAACACagggaaatacattttgtgaacCAAGAAGTTGCAAACTGTACCTCTTTGAATTCCTTGATGAGCCAGGCGGCTTTAACGCCGCTCTTCACGTTGAAGCTGATGTCCACTTTGACCTCGGTGAAGGAGTCGGTCAGTTTGATGATGGGAACCTGGAACACACATGATAAACAACAGGTGTTGACAGCGAGGCAGTCGCACAGGAAACAATCAAACGCACCCTGACATTGTGCTGCAAGACATAATCCTGCATCCATACTTGTCCTAGTGTaagcctgaacacacacacaacccacatGTACTGATCTGATCCTTAACTAAAAGATTTAAAGTGCTAATCGgccatttaaaacaacaaacgtGAAAGTTGAAACAAAGAAATCCCTTGTGGGAGGTTGCAGAGTTTCTGCAGGTTTCAACAAGTCACATTGTCAGACTGGCAGAGGTATAAAGAACAATGAGTTTGGATGAAAAGAAGTCCTCGAGATACTTGAAGGACTTTCAGTGATCTGGCTGCAAACCAAAATTAAACGTAGGATACttgaatttgtattttacatCTATTGTTGGTAAATCTAAAGCTTAAGAAGCTGGCAGGGTAGCATGACAGCCACATGTGCTCAAGTAACTCGATTGTGTCTTCGTTCTCCCGTCaagcacaaaataaaactaaaagatctatgaaatctaatttaaataatattcaatattgtGTCTGTAACACTGGtcaatacacacatatacacttaAATCTGGAAACAAGTACCTGGGCGTTCACCTGAGCAATAAAGTGCACTgctcagataactctgctgctctgttcaagaagggacagagcagctgaGGACACTCAGGTCTTCTGGAGTGCAGGgggctccttaagaccttctttgactctgtggtggcatctgcCATGtgttatggagtggtctgctggggcagcagcttctctgctgacaggaagagtcACTTCCCATGACTCATCCATTTGATCGTTACTCctcactttactctctttgctgtaacgacgtacatttccccgtcgtgggacaaataaaggatttctgattctgataaattCAGTGAACCACTTCAGAAGGCTGGCACGCGTTTCCCAGAATGCACTTGTCTGCACACGTGTCACCAGTGTAGCTAGTTTGGTAACATTCCCAACATCAAGATGTGATTTACAGCTTTCGAACTAACCGTGAAAAGCAACATCAGAGACCTGAAAGTGACTCAAACAAGAACTCATGACTAGAATTCATCACAGTTGCCATCAGACAGATTTACAAGCTGCAACGCATCATATCGACAGACATGTTGAATCCCGAGGAAGGAAAGTTACTTTAAAACTACACATTGCACACTTGCTCTTACCGTTGCCTTGTCCAAAACCTTGATGGAGTTCTCATCTGCGACTTTCCTCTTCCGGAGAGCCTCTTCCAGCGTCCAGAGTGGGAGGGTCTCCCACTTCCCAAAAACTACCAAGTCAATGTCACTggtgggagagagacagacaggggtcACTGATGTCCACACAGACGagcatttctctttttattctcaGGACAAAGTTAACAAACCTTGAAACTAATCACTTGATTAACAACTAGAAGTGTGAATAACATGTGGAACTAAATGATTATTAGATCAGTGATACTTAACGTACAGGTGCCGAGGGGCCCGTCGACAAGTTCTCTAATTCACCGTGAACATAAATGCTTTTCATTCTGTCCCTggtatttatgtttattaatcATTCCAACATTTCAGCTGTGTttaatgttgaatgttttatAACCTAAGTCTTTCATAAAGGTCGAGGGTCAATCCTTCACttgtttaaatgtgaaaataaagaatCTCAAAGACAGATGACATAATGTTTAATCTGATATTATTATGGTAAATGTTctgtatctcacacacacacacacacacacacacacacacacacacacacacacacacacacacacacacacacacacacacacacacacacacacacacacacacacacacacacacacacacacgttgtggTTTTGCTTCCCTCTTGTGGATGAGCAATGTGCACGTTTAGACAGAACttaaggaagtgtgtgtgtgtgtgtgtactgttttCACTACATACAGACGGACCCGTTACAAACACAAGCATCCATACACACAGCGGAAATCCCAGTGTAATTTAAATACAGGCTAATACACTGCAGGATAACAGATCCCCCCACTGACAGGCACACATCCCCTCCTGGCTTAGTCCCATTAAAGTGCTCAGTGTGGTGTCAAGAGTCCACTAATCCAGGTGACAAGTCTGTGTCCCGCAGTTATTTcccgtgtgtgtgcgcacgctgtgtgtttctgtgcatgtgCAGGCACCTCTCAGcattaagtttaaaaaaagatcagcAGTTAAATGACTAAACCAAAGCAAGTAATGATTCGCTGGCTCGATGCATAACTGAGATGTGTATTTCTTGGTCGGGGGCCAGTTCACAGCCGCAgtttggcaaaaataaataaaagagcaagCATGTGTTCAAATCTGTAGGCTGCGTTAGGAAACCAAAGGGCTCACCTTGTTGGCAGATAAAGACCAGTGCTGAAACTCCCAAACACTTGGACCTGGGGAGATGGGGGACACATTTGAATTTATTACTCAATATATATTCCATTCATTATGCACATTCTGCAGAACAGCCAAAGCATCCTGCACCTGCACAGTTTGAGCTTCTACCTTCTCCTCTCTGATGGTTCTTCCCTTCTAACTTGGCTTTCTGTGATATTTCTCACGCTACAAGAACCTGTTCTCCAGCTGTAGCTATGTGTAGCTATATTATTCATCTTAGTGTTGATTGAATGACAAGCCCAAACAAACGACACAGGCGCGGTACAAACTACCTCCCGGGGGtaaaaggaaagtgtgtgttgtgtgagtgagtggcCTTAATGAAACAAGCTAATCTTTTAATGTTGCACTGATGAGTGGGAATTGGAGATCTTGTATTAATCGAAACTGGGAGTatgtttacacacaaaacagtcCCTCGTGCCAAAGATCTCTTAACCCGCACGCTCTTGATGTGACTAAAATATCTCCACCCGTCCGCCCTTTAACCTCCGACTGAGCGGCGCACAAACTGGTGTCTGAACAGAAATAGAGTTAAGCCTTGACCCTTCCTTTATTCCCCTCCCTGCATCCCACATCAACAGTAGTATAAACTCTGGTTTACAGCCCAGTCACATGGTCAGGGCTAAGCTGATTGCAGGGCCACGTTTGAATGAGTGCATAGTAAGTCCTGAAGACTTCTTCGAAAGGTGAAGTAACTAAGAAAGTGAGCTAATTTAGTTTTATCTCGTCTCGGCGTTCTGCAGTGAAACTTTCCCTCGTGGCACGGTCAGCGTCAGGTTCACAAAGACATGAATGAACTCCAAGAAAGAAGCTTTCGTGTACGTTGTTTTGTTTACAGCCGACCTTGACAAGCTTCCAGATATCCCCGGAAAGATTGTGATTCGGTGTGGCAACAGACTGGCGGACGTCTACGCATCTAAGCTCATCAATTAAACGAGCAGCACGTTGAGAGGATGACCCAGAGGCCCACGCTCACTCCACTGGGCGGGCTGGGCAGACGTGCATTGTGCTCCTTAATTTAGGAACAGCCAAGCTCAGAGTGGACGCCCTTTGAAGCACACCGCTCTATCAGCAGGATCAAAGTCAGCGTGTGTCCAAGGTAGCCGAGTGTTCAACCCGTGCACTAAACATTACAGTGTTTGTAACTTTCAATGTTACACAAATCCATTAgtttctgcaaaaacaaaataacctCGAGAGATGCCAAGTAGCTTTCAGATTACGAGCCAAGCTTTTAAAGCAAACAGCTGGGGGCAATTCTCAGCCTGATTATCACGCCGAATAAACTGGTCCGTCACACGCTGCGACccaaagcacaaacacaagagaaagagaggttaTTTGGTTGTTTTGGCGTTGACGGTGACGCGTACCTCGGCACTGGGCCACAGGTCGTGGATGACTCCCTTGATTCTGTCCACCACCTCCAGtctcatcttctcctcctccggCCGCGGAGAGATGTACTTATAGAAGTCACTGACCTCCTCGTGTAACCTGCAGATGACACAGAACACAGGattgagagaagagagggacaTGTTTGCTTCTGTGGTCCATTAAATATCCACACCATTATAATTTACATTTCCATAACAAACAGCACCCAGAGTTTCAGTGGCACATGTTTACTTAAGTCATGCAGCAAATGGATGCTTTGCATAtagacagacatgcacacagcaGGTACTATATTATTACACTCTCGCAGATTGATGGTGATCAGAACTAAGACTGTCCGACAGATTAGTGGAACTAATAGTTCTATTTGAAGTTAGTTTTAACAATTCAAGGTTGCTGAGATTTAACATGTCGGAAACTAAAAGGGGTCATTTGTTTTAGAACGGTTTCATCTTATCAGTTGTATTTTTAAGATGATTCCGAACCACCCAAATATTTTTTGGTAAAACAGTTAAGGCTgagcaaaagcaaaaacagGAAACCGTCCTGTGTCCCAGTGTTATGTCAGTGAAAAGAAGTGTACTCAGTCAGGGCAGTCTAAGGGGAACAAATGTGTCCTTGGAACGGGTCACTCTGTCCACATGCGCCGACCTTCCTACTGACCAGTTCTGTCTAcatgcagagacacagacaagtCTGTGGGCGAACaaataagaacacacacaacacacacacacacacacacacacacacacacacacacacacacacacacacacacacacacacacacacacacacacacacacacacacacacacacacacacacacacacacacacacacacacacacacacacacacacacacacacacacacacacacacacaccctgtgtaGACCACAGAGAGCTGGAcgtgtaaaacacacacagcgaccaacactgactgactgctgtTTGGATTACTCCCCAAAAGCACCGTGTGTCCGTCTAGTGTCTGGGTTTTATGTAACGCTTCACCTGGGTTTCACCTTTATTATCTCGTGGGTCTCTAAGCCCAGGATACCGCCGCAGCACTGAAAGGTTCTGATAACCAGGTAGGGGAAATACATGCAGAATAAATCGTTATTCTCCGTCACCAAACGCCATCATGTTTAcctggagaaaagaaacaaaccacAGAATCCCTGAGGCCAAACAGCTACGCAGCCAACAGAACAGTGAAGCTGTGATCAGACCGACAATACACTGCATTAAATACACAAGACGCCACTCAAGCGTATGCattctgccacacacacacacacacacacacacacacacacagttccctGTGTTGCATATTGTTTCAGAACTATGCTTCACCCACACATCCATGGACTGAAATGGTGGCTTTATCTGGAGGAAATCTTCAGAGAGCCGTGAacaaataaagatgtaaaaGTAAACGACATGATTTAGTTTCATCGACTTCCTTTATTCAACAGAGTTTCTATTTGCTGTCCTTTATGTCACCAAAGCTTTTATCCCAGCATTACACGGAGCTTCCACCTGGTCAATGCCATCGCTTTATGTTTCTCTCTACTAATACCTTTCACTTTCATGTTATTGTTAAATGAGTTTTGTCAGGGAAGAGGAGCAAAAGAAAGTTTCAGTTTCCATTTCTAGACAACCACTCTAAATTCTAATGACCTAATCTGTTTTCCGGTGCACAATGCAGAGTCCCGCCTCCATCGCAGAAACATTACTTTCATTTCAGGGTAAAAGAAACTCAGCATCTACAGTTACTACAGTTTGACTCTGTAATTTAATTCTGTATAATCACAACCCACATCAGCCCAAAGCCTGACACCAATTCAAGTGACTTTAATGTGTTGTAATTGAACTGAAGGATTTTATAGTTTTAGGATTTATATTTG from Cottoperca gobio chromosome 3, fCotGob3.1, whole genome shotgun sequence encodes the following:
- the tent4b gene encoding LOW QUALITY PROTEIN: terminal nucleotidyltransferase 4B (The sequence of the model RefSeq protein was modified relative to this genomic sequence to represent the inferred CDS: deleted 1 base in 1 codon), which codes for MDPRIAWFQPEQRGPANNLWMQIWETTQGLGYLHVNNSYTAGSQSTSSRLKAIVNGASGAVLAGRNGALLDSNTGSSEARTQGMSTSMANGEIMAQRDFIPLETNSNHNNRAGGRGGVSGGGQQGTGVAVLWRGLTDGHPNKRKRDNKASTFGFNSSLLNSGSNTGGYDGYAGTPWKVRNYSEGIIGLHEEVSDFYKYISPRPEEEKMRLEVVDRIKGVIHDLWPSAEVQVFGSFSTGLYLPTSDIDLVVFGKWETLPLWTLEEALRKRKVADENSIKVLDKATVPIIKLTDSFTEVKVDISFNVKSGVKAAWLIKEFKEKYPVLPYLVLVLKQFLLQRDLNEVFTGGIGSYSLFLMAVSFLQLHYREDVCSPNINIGVLLIEFFELYGRHFNYLKTGIRIKDGGCYVAKDEVQKNMMDGYRPSMLYIEDPLQPDNDVGRSSYGAMQVKQAFDYAYVVLSHAVSPIAKYYPNNETESILGRIIRVTQEVDEYREWIRKNWGSPSQNDLPKNKNDVTLFESQQLDECNNNVPDDEDDDVVVVLPSKTSSNSSSPSPSLRSSPSSSPLSPSSTSSTSSSSDADSDGTPCKTAKQQQQSGRGSSAHREKSAVVNNNRTQSNTNSTPSGSNKGGKARTPRSHHKSANHAPQSSSSSTKSHQSNKPHHQGNSKKRKNVRDSTQEDLCR